A single Chryseobacterium sp. DNA region contains:
- a CDS encoding acyl-CoA dehydrogenase family protein, translated as MSNTFSKIRNAIGLFTSIDFDQLSAISKKIDLPKLMHNFSKLDDKQLAGLMKMLDTDKKKKELPPIDGDFYDIYHTLTPEQREIQLKVRAFMEKEVKPLVNHYWLRDEFPFELIPKFQKLNICGVTYEGYGCPGMPFLMEGVIAMEMARIDASIATFFGVQSGLAMGSIYICGSEEQKQKWLPQMQKFEKIGAFGLTEPEVGSGAAGGLTVTCKNTPEGWVLNGQKKWIGNATFADLIIIWARDLDSGEVKGFIVEKDNPGFSVEKIKGKMALRIVQNGLITLKDCLVTEENRLQNASSFKDTGKVLRMTRAGVAWMATGCARGAYESALEYTRKREQFGKPIASFQMIQGHLVEMLSNLTAMQTMVFRLSEMQDEGILKDEHASLAKVFCTLRTRDIVSRAREVMGGNGILLEYDVARFVADAEAIYSYEGTKEINSLIVGRSITGFSAFV; from the coding sequence ATGTCAAATACTTTTTCCAAAATCAGAAACGCAATAGGACTATTCACATCCATAGATTTTGACCAGTTAAGTGCAATTTCAAAAAAAATTGATCTGCCTAAGCTCATGCATAATTTTTCAAAACTGGACGATAAGCAGCTTGCCGGGCTTATGAAAATGCTGGATACAGATAAAAAGAAGAAGGAACTGCCTCCTATTGACGGCGATTTTTATGATATTTACCACACGTTGACCCCTGAACAGCGGGAAATTCAACTTAAAGTAAGAGCTTTCATGGAAAAAGAAGTCAAACCTTTGGTGAATCATTATTGGCTGAGAGATGAATTCCCTTTTGAATTGATTCCGAAATTTCAAAAATTAAATATCTGTGGCGTTACCTATGAAGGCTACGGATGCCCGGGAATGCCTTTTCTGATGGAAGGTGTTATTGCGATGGAAATGGCAAGGATTGATGCTTCTATTGCCACTTTTTTTGGAGTCCAGTCGGGATTGGCAATGGGTTCCATTTATATCTGCGGTTCAGAAGAGCAGAAACAAAAATGGCTTCCTCAAATGCAGAAATTTGAAAAAATTGGTGCGTTTGGATTGACCGAGCCGGAAGTAGGCTCAGGAGCGGCGGGAGGACTTACGGTTACCTGTAAGAATACCCCGGAAGGCTGGGTGCTGAACGGACAGAAAAAATGGATAGGAAATGCCACATTTGCTGATCTGATCATTATCTGGGCAAGAGATTTAGACAGCGGAGAAGTAAAGGGCTTTATTGTGGAAAAAGATAATCCCGGATTTTCCGTAGAAAAAATTAAAGGGAAAATGGCGCTGAGGATTGTTCAGAACGGATTGATTACTTTAAAAGACTGCCTGGTGACGGAAGAGAACCGCCTGCAGAATGCCAGCTCATTTAAAGATACCGGAAAAGTACTGCGGATGACCAGAGCCGGGGTAGCATGGATGGCTACAGGATGTGCAAGAGGAGCGTATGAAAGCGCATTGGAATATACCCGAAAAAGAGAGCAGTTTGGAAAGCCTATTGCCTCTTTTCAGATGATTCAGGGGCATTTAGTGGAAATGTTATCCAATCTTACAGCCATGCAGACTATGGTTTTCAGATTGTCCGAAATGCAGGATGAAGGGATTTTAAAAGATGAGCATGCTTCTTTAGCTAAAGTTTTCTGTACTTTGAGAACAAGGGATATTGTGTCCAGAGCCAGGGAGGTCATGGGAGGAAACGGGATCCTGCTTGAATATGATGTCGCAAGATTTGTAGCGGATGCTGAAGCGATCTATTCTTATGAAGGAACAAAAGAGATCAACTCACTCATTGTGGGAAGATCCATTACAGGGTTCAGTGCATTTGTATAG
- a CDS encoding DUF4349 domain-containing protein, which yields MKTTYITLLLSAVLLTGTYSCKKGEAAATDPGAYATTDSASVILSDSISSAATIEVKDKQFIKTAAINMEVKDVYDATIAIEKSVQDLGGFVTNSNLSSNVVSENTYSISNEEAILVKKYQSENMMKVRVPTEKLGEFLTLINTNKVFLASRSITAEDVTSSIKYAVLEDKRNQKTSENISQLKTNKDKVTLDDKNTAEGNLQKLSNMDTADHLKYSTIDIYIKEPQLRIAEIPVTNTNSIDNKYKFNFLYNVKDGFVYGFYLIQKIIVALVNVWPLLLIAGGLIYFFRKKKFSKGGQAKIQE from the coding sequence ATGAAAACCACTTACATTACTTTGTTATTATCCGCAGTGCTTTTAACAGGAACTTATTCATGCAAAAAAGGAGAGGCCGCTGCAACTGATCCCGGAGCCTATGCTACCACAGATTCTGCCTCCGTCATTCTATCAGACAGCATTTCATCTGCTGCCACAATAGAAGTAAAAGACAAGCAGTTCATTAAAACCGCAGCGATCAATATGGAAGTAAAGGATGTATATGACGCAACCATTGCTATAGAAAAATCGGTTCAGGATCTTGGAGGATTTGTTACGAACAGCAACCTAAGCAGCAATGTTGTGTCTGAAAATACCTATAGCATCTCAAATGAAGAAGCGATACTTGTCAAAAAATATCAGTCGGAGAATATGATGAAGGTACGTGTTCCCACCGAAAAACTAGGGGAATTTCTGACATTAATCAATACAAATAAAGTATTTCTTGCTTCCAGATCCATCACCGCGGAAGATGTAACTTCCAGTATTAAATATGCCGTGCTGGAGGACAAACGAAATCAAAAAACCTCTGAAAACATCAGCCAGCTAAAAACCAATAAGGATAAAGTAACACTGGATGACAAAAATACAGCAGAAGGAAACCTGCAGAAGCTTTCCAACATGGATACCGCTGACCATCTGAAATACAGCACTATTGACATTTACATCAAAGAACCCCAATTACGGATTGCAGAAATACCTGTTACCAATACCAACAGTATAGACAATAAGTATAAGTTCAATTTCCTCTATAATGTAAAAGATGGTTTTGTCTATGGATTTTATCTGATCCAGAAAATCATTGTAGCACTTGTTAATGTTTGGCCTCTCCTACTCATTGCCGGTGGACTGATCTATTTTTTCAGAAAGAAAAAGTTCTCAAAGGGCGGACAGGCTAAAATCCAGGAATAA
- a CDS encoding TraB/GumN family protein gives MKNFLRLGFSAWLSIASITAEAQNKNRDYNGSLLWEVSGNGLSKPSYITGTFHTLCSKDFEIKPKVLKALDKTENFMLEVNFTDPSEISAVQAMFQAEKKISDQVTADEAKEYDNILKGYGTNLKNVDHYMPQALYSLLSSKILSCPPAEARMYDIELLKIAMQHKKNIAGLEKIADQTNILGQAYGLKEVMQQLKLGHEYAVCAQKMIEAFKKEDLQALDKLIRDKRFMDAKQGKIILDERNKSWTEKMPDIMRKQSTFFAVGSGHLLGDNGLIHLLTKKGYTVKPVVQLQ, from the coding sequence ATGAAAAATTTTTTACGACTTGGATTTTCCGCATGGTTATCAATAGCTTCCATAACAGCTGAAGCTCAAAACAAAAATAGGGATTACAACGGCAGCCTGCTTTGGGAAGTATCGGGAAACGGGCTCTCAAAACCCTCTTATATTACCGGAACTTTTCATACCTTATGCAGTAAAGATTTTGAAATAAAACCAAAGGTTTTGAAAGCACTTGATAAAACGGAAAATTTCATGCTTGAAGTCAATTTTACAGATCCGAGTGAGATCAGTGCAGTACAAGCTATGTTTCAGGCAGAAAAGAAAATTTCCGATCAGGTTACCGCAGACGAAGCTAAGGAATATGACAACATTCTTAAAGGATACGGAACTAATCTGAAAAATGTTGATCATTATATGCCGCAGGCGCTTTACAGCCTTCTTTCCTCTAAAATTCTTTCATGCCCTCCCGCGGAAGCCAGAATGTATGACATTGAACTTCTCAAAATTGCGATGCAGCACAAAAAAAACATTGCAGGCCTTGAGAAAATAGCGGATCAAACCAATATATTGGGACAGGCTTATGGATTAAAAGAAGTAATGCAGCAGTTAAAGTTGGGCCATGAATATGCTGTGTGTGCTCAAAAAATGATTGAAGCATTTAAAAAGGAAGATCTACAGGCATTAGACAAGCTTATCCGGGACAAAAGGTTCATGGATGCAAAACAGGGGAAAATAATTCTCGATGAAAGAAATAAAAGCTGGACTGAAAAAATGCCGGACATTATGAGAAAGCAGTCTACTTTTTTTGCAGTAGGAAGCGGCCACCTGTTGGGCGACAACGGCCTCATCCATCTGCTTACAAAAAAAGGATATACTGTAAAACCGGTAGTCCAGCTGCAATAA
- a CDS encoding RNA polymerase sigma factor: MSHPNEAAFLKLINQHKGILYKASRIYADSTEDREDLQQEILVQLWKSYQNFKGNSEFSTWMYRVAINTAITYLKKEKQRTNNQTDTTPQFEVRQEDYNPAKDKQLEFFYTAVQELNSLEKAVIFYFMEGMSHKEIGNNLGISEGNARVKLNRTKEKIQQIIKKSGYEF; encoded by the coding sequence GTGAGCCATCCAAACGAAGCCGCTTTTTTAAAGCTCATCAACCAGCATAAAGGCATTTTATATAAAGCCTCCCGTATCTATGCTGATTCTACAGAAGACCGGGAAGATCTGCAGCAGGAAATTCTTGTCCAGCTCTGGAAGTCTTACCAAAACTTCAAAGGAAACAGTGAATTTTCTACCTGGATGTACCGTGTGGCCATCAATACTGCAATTACATATTTAAAAAAGGAAAAGCAGAGAACCAACAACCAAACAGACACCACTCCCCAGTTTGAAGTACGGCAGGAGGATTACAATCCCGCCAAGGATAAGCAGCTGGAGTTCTTTTACACGGCTGTCCAGGAATTGAATTCCTTAGAAAAAGCCGTTATATTTTATTTCATGGAAGGAATGTCACATAAGGAAATCGGAAACAATCTCGGCATCAGCGAAGGCAATGCACGGGTAAAACTCAACAGAACAAAAGAAAAAATACAGCAAATCATAAAAAAATCAGGTTATGAATTTTGA
- the pgi gene encoding glucose-6-phosphate isomerase: protein MLSKINPIQTDSWKALDEHFAGNDFDLRSLFQYNPNRFTEFSLQKDNFLFDYSKNLIDSRTKELLLQLAEECRLKDAVSKMFSGDKINETEGRAVLHTALRDFSDREILVDGQNIKPQIKRVLEHMKSFSEKIISGEHKGFNGKEITDVVNIGIGGSDLGPVMVCSALKHFKTRLDVHFVSNVDGNHIAEVVKNLNPETTLFIIASKTFTTQETMTNANSAKDWFLKAGSQEDVAKHFVALSTNIQEVKKFGIAEENIFEFWDWVGGRYSLWSAIGLSIVLAVGYENFEQLLRGAFDTDQHFQTADFSENVPVLMGLLGIWYRNFYAATSYAILPYSQYLDRFAAYLQQGDMESNGKCVDRSGEFVEYETGPIIWGEPGTNGQHAFYQLIHQGTELIPADFIAYVKSCNEVSDHQEKLLANFFAQTEALAFGKSEEEVEEELRNAGKSDEEIDRLLNFKVFHGNTPTNSILFKELTPFSLGQLIAMYEHKIFVQGVIWNIFSFDQFGVELGKVLANKILPELENNDPINSHDSSTNGLINYYKGNKI, encoded by the coding sequence ATGCTATCAAAAATAAATCCTATACAGACTGACAGCTGGAAAGCTCTTGATGAACATTTCGCAGGGAACGACTTTGATCTTAGAAGCCTGTTTCAGTATAATCCGAACCGTTTTACAGAATTCTCTTTACAAAAAGACAATTTCCTTTTTGATTATTCTAAAAACCTAATTGATTCAAGAACGAAAGAACTTCTATTACAACTGGCTGAAGAATGCCGGTTGAAAGACGCTGTTTCCAAAATGTTCTCGGGAGACAAAATCAATGAAACAGAAGGAAGAGCTGTATTGCATACGGCATTGAGGGATTTTTCTGACCGTGAAATTCTTGTTGATGGGCAGAACATTAAACCGCAGATCAAAAGAGTTCTTGAGCACATGAAATCATTTTCTGAAAAAATTATTTCAGGAGAGCACAAAGGTTTTAATGGCAAAGAAATTACTGATGTAGTCAATATCGGAATTGGAGGTTCTGATTTAGGACCTGTAATGGTTTGTTCTGCATTAAAGCATTTCAAAACCAGACTGGATGTTCACTTCGTTTCCAATGTAGACGGAAATCATATTGCAGAAGTTGTTAAAAATTTAAATCCGGAGACCACTTTATTTATCATTGCTTCCAAAACGTTTACAACTCAGGAAACAATGACCAATGCAAACTCGGCAAAAGACTGGTTCCTTAAAGCCGGAAGCCAGGAAGATGTGGCAAAACATTTTGTCGCTTTATCTACCAATATTCAGGAAGTGAAAAAATTCGGGATCGCAGAAGAAAACATCTTTGAATTCTGGGATTGGGTAGGCGGAAGATACTCTCTTTGGAGCGCGATCGGATTGAGTATTGTACTGGCGGTAGGATATGAAAATTTTGAACAGCTGTTAAGAGGAGCTTTTGATACGGACCAGCATTTCCAGACGGCAGATTTTTCTGAAAACGTTCCCGTTTTAATGGGGCTTTTAGGGATCTGGTACCGTAATTTCTATGCAGCGACAAGTTATGCGATCCTTCCGTACTCTCAGTATCTTGACAGATTTGCAGCTTATCTTCAGCAGGGAGATATGGAAAGCAACGGAAAATGCGTAGACAGAAGTGGTGAATTTGTAGAATATGAAACGGGTCCTATTATCTGGGGAGAGCCGGGAACCAATGGCCAGCATGCATTTTATCAGCTGATCCATCAAGGGACAGAATTGATTCCTGCAGACTTTATTGCTTATGTAAAAAGCTGTAATGAAGTTTCTGATCATCAGGAAAAATTGTTAGCTAACTTCTTTGCCCAGACCGAAGCCCTTGCTTTCGGTAAATCTGAAGAAGAAGTTGAAGAAGAACTTAGAAATGCAGGTAAGTCTGATGAGGAAATAGACCGTTTACTCAACTTTAAGGTCTTCCACGGAAACACTCCTACGAACTCTATATTATTTAAAGAGTTAACTCCTTTCTCATTAGGACAATTAATCGCGATGTATGAGCACAAGATTTTCGTTCAGGGAGTGATCTGGAATATTTTCAGTTTCGATCAGTTCGGAGTGGAGTTAGGTAAAGTTTTAGCGAACAAAATCCTTCCGGAGCTTGAGAATAATGATCCAATCAACTCACACGACAGCTCTACCAATGGATTGATTAATTATTATAAAGGAAATAAAATCTAA
- a CDS encoding bifunctional 5,10-methylenetetrahydrofolate dehydrogenase/5,10-methenyltetrahydrofolate cyclohydrolase, whose amino-acid sequence MAEILDGLKVSKEIKAEIKAEVEKILASKRRAPHLVAILVGNNGASKAYVNSKVKDCEEVGFQSSLIKFPSTVSESELLEKIDELNKSKAVDGFIVQLPLPDQIDQEKIINAIDPRKDVDGFHPENFGKMALEMDTFLPATPFGILTLLERYNIETKGKDCVIIGRSKIVGRPMSILMGRKDFPGNSTVTLTHSYTKDIEEYTKKADIVITALGDPHFLKGEMIKDGAVIVDVGITRVDNDSPKGYYLAGDVDFDSCAAKASWITPVPGGVGPMTRAMLMKNTIIAYKTSVYND is encoded by the coding sequence ATGGCAGAAATTCTTGATGGACTTAAAGTATCCAAAGAAATAAAGGCAGAGATCAAGGCTGAAGTGGAAAAAATTCTTGCAAGCAAAAGAAGAGCACCACATTTGGTTGCTATTCTTGTGGGAAACAACGGAGCAAGCAAGGCTTATGTTAACTCTAAAGTGAAAGACTGCGAAGAAGTAGGATTTCAATCCAGTTTAATTAAGTTTCCCAGTACCGTTTCTGAATCTGAATTATTGGAAAAAATTGATGAATTAAACAAATCCAAAGCAGTAGACGGATTTATCGTTCAGTTGCCTTTACCGGATCAGATTGATCAGGAAAAAATCATCAACGCTATTGATCCGAGAAAAGATGTGGATGGGTTCCACCCTGAAAACTTTGGAAAAATGGCTTTGGAAATGGATACTTTCTTACCGGCTACTCCTTTCGGAATCTTGACATTGTTGGAAAGATACAATATTGAAACCAAAGGAAAGGACTGTGTCATCATTGGAAGAAGTAAGATTGTAGGAAGGCCGATGAGTATCCTGATGGGAAGAAAAGATTTCCCCGGAAACTCTACCGTAACCCTTACCCACTCTTATACGAAAGATATTGAAGAATACACTAAAAAGGCTGATATCGTGATTACGGCATTAGGAGATCCTCACTTTCTGAAAGGAGAAATGATCAAAGATGGCGCTGTCATCGTAGACGTAGGGATCACTAGAGTAGATAACGACTCTCCAAAAGGCTATTACTTGGCAGGTGATGTAGATTTTGACAGCTGTGCGGCTAAAGCAAGCTGGATCACACCAGTGCCTGGAGGAGTAGGCCCTATGACAAGAGCGATGCTGATGAAAAACACCATCATTGCTTACAAAACTTCGGTCTATAACGACTAA
- a CDS encoding 7-carboxy-7-deazaguanine synthase QueE — MNKEEDILLKEGKMLPVMEHFYTLQGEGAHTGKAAYFIRLGGCDVGCHWCDVKESWDPNLHPLMDATEIAETAARHCKTIVLTGGEPLMWNLEILTSKLKELGCSIHIETSGAYPMSGHLDWITLSPKKTGLPKEEIYKKANELKVIIFNNHDFTFAEEQASKVSESCRLYLQSEWSKRNDMYPKITDFILEHPKWQASVQTHKYLNIP; from the coding sequence ATGAACAAAGAAGAAGATATTTTATTAAAAGAAGGTAAAATGCTCCCTGTAATGGAGCATTTTTACACTTTACAGGGAGAAGGGGCACACACTGGAAAAGCAGCCTATTTCATCAGATTAGGAGGCTGTGACGTGGGATGCCATTGGTGTGATGTAAAAGAAAGCTGGGATCCGAATCTTCACCCTTTAATGGATGCCACAGAGATTGCTGAAACCGCGGCAAGACATTGTAAAACAATTGTTTTGACCGGGGGCGAGCCTCTTATGTGGAATTTAGAAATCCTTACCTCAAAATTAAAAGAATTAGGCTGTTCCATTCATATTGAAACCTCTGGTGCTTATCCTATGAGCGGACATTTAGACTGGATCACGCTTTCACCAAAGAAAACAGGACTCCCTAAAGAAGAAATTTATAAAAAGGCTAATGAGCTTAAAGTCATTATTTTCAATAATCATGACTTTACATTTGCTGAAGAACAGGCTTCAAAAGTTTCTGAAAGCTGCAGACTTTATCTTCAAAGTGAGTGGAGCAAAAGAAATGATATGTATCCTAAGATTACAGACTTCATTCTGGAGCATCCGAAATGGCAGGCATCAGTTCAGACCCATAAATATCTGAATATTCCGTAA
- a CDS encoding exopolysaccharide biosynthesis polyprenyl glycosylphosphotransferase: MQRIRYSRYLKSIIILLDLMVIASIFIFFFISRNESLKYHKDTWYQNVFSLILLFLFWVLLSGRTKIYNIPRNLTYTLFLERLFIHFLFFILGVLLIGKVSKNVFFNSDIYWLSFYLLVFIFLVKSIIYFAIKYFRSLGINHRNVMFLENNDSTEILKNIFEDRKDYGYRIFEYKKTGINTDELVYFWKKNGIHTVFLSTENSFNESMETELFKLAEENKIHISLIPSITQSDFFLYDLGYIQTQPVLNQARYPLDYYSNFLVKRTFDIAFSLIVLIFICSWAFPLIAILIKTSSKGPVFFLQKRYGFHEEVFNCIKFRTMVVNDESTTSTTRENDSRITKIGKFLRKTSLDELPQFLNVLKGEMSVVGPRPHMLAVDNYYKPKIGRYSLRSMVNPGITGLAQVSGLRGDFGDVEVEMKKRVLADAFYVRNWSFVLDLVVILKTVLLVIGGDKNAK, encoded by the coding sequence ATGCAGAGAATTCGATACTCTAGATACCTGAAATCGATCATTATTTTGCTTGACCTCATGGTTATTGCATCTATTTTTATATTCTTTTTTATAAGCAGAAACGAAAGTTTAAAATATCATAAGGACACCTGGTACCAGAATGTCTTTTCCCTGATTTTGCTGTTTTTGTTCTGGGTACTTTTAAGTGGTAGAACAAAAATATATAATATCCCAAGGAATCTGACCTATACCCTTTTCCTTGAACGTCTTTTTATCCATTTCCTGTTTTTTATACTGGGCGTTCTGCTTATTGGAAAGGTAAGTAAAAATGTTTTTTTCAATTCGGATATCTACTGGCTTTCTTTTTACCTTTTGGTTTTTATTTTTCTGGTAAAGTCTATTATTTACTTTGCGATTAAATATTTCCGTTCACTCGGGATCAACCATAGAAATGTCATGTTCCTGGAAAATAATGATTCAACTGAAATCCTTAAAAATATATTTGAGGACAGAAAAGATTATGGATACAGGATATTTGAATATAAAAAAACAGGTATCAATACGGACGAACTGGTCTATTTCTGGAAAAAAAACGGAATCCACACTGTATTTTTATCTACTGAAAATTCATTCAATGAGAGTATGGAAACGGAACTTTTCAAGCTGGCAGAGGAAAACAAAATTCATATTTCTTTGATTCCGAGTATAACGCAAAGTGATTTTTTTCTTTACGATCTCGGATATATTCAGACCCAGCCTGTTCTTAACCAGGCAAGATATCCATTGGATTATTATTCCAATTTTTTGGTTAAAAGAACCTTTGACATTGCTTTTTCCCTTATTGTTTTGATCTTTATATGCTCATGGGCTTTTCCGCTTATCGCCATCTTGATCAAAACAAGTTCCAAAGGACCGGTTTTCTTTTTACAGAAAAGGTATGGTTTCCACGAAGAGGTTTTTAACTGTATCAAATTCAGAACAATGGTCGTAAATGATGAATCCACGACCAGTACCACCCGTGAAAACGATTCAAGAATTACCAAAATCGGCAAGTTTTTAAGAAAAACCAGTCTGGATGAGCTTCCGCAGTTTTTGAATGTACTGAAAGGAGAAATGTCCGTGGTAGGTCCGCGTCCCCATATGCTGGCCGTTGACAATTATTATAAACCCAAAATAGGAAGATACAGTTTGAGAAGTATGGTAAACCCCGGAATCACAGGCCTTGCACAGGTCAGCGGATTGCGTGGTGATTTCGGAGATGTGGAAGTAGAAATGAAAAAACGGGTTTTGGCAGATGCCTTTTATGTAAGAAACTGGAGTTTTGTATTGGATCTTGTCGTTATTTTAAAAACCGTTTTACTGGTTATCGGCGGAGATAAAAACGCAAAATAA
- a CDS encoding ABC transporter permease, protein MLKKFFTAVGEYIILLGKSLQKPQKMRVFWKLFMREINDLGVNSFGLVVFTSIFVGAVVAIQMFNNFDASSFPIPPSFVGYATKAVLVLEFAPTIISLILAGKVGSYIASSIGTMRVSEQIDALDIMGVNSPNFLIFPKIIACMLFNPLLIAISIVFGIGGGYIAGILTGNWTENDYITGVQMYMPNLFIYYAFTKTIVFAFIIATVPSYFGYFVKGGSLEVGRASTQAVVWTMVFIIISELILTQLILS, encoded by the coding sequence ATGTTAAAAAAGTTTTTCACAGCAGTAGGAGAATACATTATCCTTCTGGGTAAATCCTTGCAGAAGCCTCAGAAAATGAGGGTTTTCTGGAAGCTGTTCATGAGAGAAATTAATGATTTGGGAGTCAATTCTTTTGGACTCGTAGTCTTTACTTCTATATTCGTAGGAGCGGTAGTTGCCATTCAGATGTTCAACAACTTCGATGCCTCTTCCTTTCCCATTCCTCCTTCATTTGTAGGATACGCTACAAAAGCGGTACTCGTTTTAGAGTTTGCCCCTACCATTATCAGTTTGATTCTGGCGGGTAAGGTAGGTTCATATATTGCTTCCAGTATTGGAACAATGCGGGTTTCTGAGCAAATTGATGCATTGGATATCATGGGGGTGAATTCTCCCAACTTTCTGATTTTTCCTAAAATTATTGCCTGTATGCTTTTTAATCCTCTTCTTATTGCCATCAGTATTGTATTTGGTATTGGAGGCGGTTATATTGCAGGGATTTTAACTGGGAACTGGACGGAAAATGACTATATCACCGGAGTTCAGATGTATATGCCTAATTTGTTTATCTATTATGCATTTACCAAAACCATAGTTTTTGCATTTATCATTGCTACCGTTCCTTCTTATTTCGGATACTTTGTGAAAGGAGGATCTCTGGAAGTAGGTAGGGCCAGTACACAGGCTGTGGTGTGGACTATGGTATTCATTATCATTTCTGAATTAATTTTAACCCAATTAATATTAAGCTGA
- a CDS encoding ABC transporter ATP-binding protein → MIEVKDLKKSFGDVEVLKGISTSFDKGKVNLIIGQSGSGKTVFLKSLLNVYMPSSGEILFDGRDVNTMTRDEKQQLRSEIGTVFQGSALFDSLTVEENIMFPLDMFTNLTYREKKKRVFEVIGRVHLDKAEKKFPSEISGGMQKRVAIARAIVNNPKYLFCDEPNSGLDPYTSKIIDDLLYEITKEYNTTTIINTHDMNSVMTIGEKIVYLRLGIKEWEGNKDILITAGNKNLIDFVYSSELFKELREYLLENNKTIENTITKIDDNEKGT, encoded by the coding sequence ATGATTGAGGTAAAAGATCTTAAGAAAAGTTTTGGCGATGTTGAAGTACTTAAGGGAATTTCAACGTCATTTGATAAAGGAAAGGTAAACCTGATCATCGGGCAAAGCGGTTCCGGAAAAACCGTATTTCTTAAAAGCCTGCTGAACGTCTATATGCCTTCGTCCGGAGAAATCTTATTTGATGGCAGGGATGTGAATACGATGACCAGAGATGAAAAACAACAGCTCCGCTCAGAAATCGGGACGGTATTTCAGGGGAGTGCCTTATTTGACTCTTTAACGGTGGAAGAAAACATTATGTTTCCACTGGATATGTTTACCAACCTTACCTACAGAGAAAAAAAGAAAAGAGTTTTTGAAGTGATAGGCAGGGTTCACCTTGATAAGGCTGAGAAAAAATTCCCATCTGAAATCTCGGGAGGGATGCAAAAAAGGGTGGCCATTGCAAGGGCAATTGTCAACAATCCTAAGTATTTATTCTGTGATGAGCCCAATTCCGGGCTGGATCCGTATACCTCAAAGATCATTGATGATCTTCTCTATGAAATCACCAAAGAATATAATACGACGACCATCATCAATACCCATGATATGAACTCTGTAATGACGATCGGCGAGAAAATTGTATACCTGAGACTGGGAATTAAAGAGTGGGAAGGGAATAAAGACATTCTGATTACGGCAGGCAATAAAAATCTGATTGATTTCGTTTATTCTTCAGAACTGTTTAAAGAACTGCGAGAATATTTACTTGAGAATAATAAAACAATTGAAAATACAATTACAAAAATAGACGATAATGAAAAAGGTACTTAG
- a CDS encoding outer membrane beta-barrel protein, whose protein sequence is MKKVLSIALIGFSMWASAQISLAGKANLIFPTGSPSWSNIKGTVNDAIEGTGKNNVGFNVGLSLKVGLPTSLFVMPEIYYTHFKNEFTTENTTFDVKSNRIDVPVLLGYNLLGNMLGVFVGPVGSFNLSKDNTYNDFKENAKNDFSVGYQFGAQLEIKKLIINARYEGAFSKDERNFINKVSGAEIRYDNRPNLFMVGLGYKF, encoded by the coding sequence ATGAAAAAGGTACTTAGTATAGCGTTAATAGGGTTTTCAATGTGGGCTTCTGCACAGATCTCACTGGCAGGTAAGGCCAATTTAATATTTCCAACGGGTTCTCCTTCATGGTCAAATATCAAAGGAACCGTGAATGATGCTATTGAAGGAACAGGAAAAAATAATGTAGGTTTCAATGTAGGGCTTTCCCTAAAAGTAGGACTGCCTACTTCATTATTTGTAATGCCTGAGATCTACTACACCCACTTCAAAAATGAGTTCACTACAGAGAACACTACTTTTGATGTAAAGAGCAACCGTATCGATGTTCCGGTTCTTTTAGGATACAATCTGCTAGGGAATATGCTGGGCGTATTTGTAGGTCCTGTAGGAAGCTTTAATTTAAGCAAGGATAATACTTACAATGATTTTAAAGAAAATGCCAAAAATGACTTTTCCGTAGGCTATCAGTTTGGAGCTCAGCTTGAAATTAAAAAGCTTATTATCAATGCAAGATATGAAGGGGCTTTCAGCAAAGATGAAAGAAACTTCATCAATAAAGTTTCCGGTGCTGAAATCAGATATGATAACAGACCCAACTTATTCATGGTAGGTTTAGGATATAAGTTTTAA